The following proteins come from a genomic window of Microscilla marina ATCC 23134:
- a CDS encoding ribonucleoside-diphosphate reductase small subunit has protein sequence MSNTVSEPLLESVDNRFVLFPIQQNDIWQMYKQAEASFWTAEEIDLAQDLKDWDEKLNDDERHFITHVLAFFAASDGIVNENLAVNFLEEVKSPEARCFYGFQVAIENIHAETYSLLIDTYIKDADEKHRLFNALETVPCVKKKAEWALRWIDKGSFAERLIAFAAVEGIFFSGSFCSIFWLKKRGLMPGLSFSNELISRDEGLHCDFACLLYNSYIKNKLPNETVVSIIKNAVEIEKEFVTDALPVKLIGMNSDLMSEYIEFVADRLLVELGCEKQYNTANPFDFMEMISLEGKTNFFEKRVSEYSKAGVANKPASGQGNHSFSMDEDF, from the coding sequence ATGAGCAATACTGTCAGTGAACCTCTATTAGAAAGCGTTGACAACCGCTTTGTATTATTTCCTATTCAACAAAACGATATATGGCAAATGTATAAACAGGCTGAAGCCTCGTTTTGGACAGCTGAGGAGATAGACCTTGCGCAAGACTTGAAAGATTGGGACGAAAAACTGAATGATGATGAGCGCCACTTTATTACACATGTATTGGCGTTTTTTGCGGCAAGCGATGGTATTGTAAACGAAAACCTGGCAGTAAACTTTCTTGAAGAAGTAAAAAGCCCTGAGGCGCGTTGTTTTTATGGTTTTCAGGTGGCAATAGAGAACATCCACGCCGAAACCTATTCTTTGCTGATTGATACTTATATCAAAGATGCTGACGAAAAGCACCGTTTATTTAATGCGCTCGAAACAGTACCTTGTGTAAAGAAAAAAGCTGAGTGGGCGTTGCGTTGGATCGATAAGGGGAGCTTTGCCGAGCGATTGATTGCCTTTGCTGCAGTAGAGGGTATTTTCTTTTCAGGAAGTTTTTGTTCTATCTTCTGGTTGAAAAAACGTGGCTTGATGCCAGGCTTGAGCTTCTCTAATGAATTGATCTCAAGAGACGAAGGTTTGCATTGCGACTTTGCTTGTTTGTTGTACAATAGCTACATCAAAAACAAGTTGCCAAACGAAACTGTAGTATCAATCATTAAGAATGCTGTAGAGATTGAAAAAGAGTTTGTGACCGATGCATTGCCTGTAAAACTGATTGGAATGAATTCTGATTTAATGAGTGAATACATCGAGTTTGTAGCTGATAGGTTGTTGGTAGAGTTGGGTTGTGAAAAACAATACAATACGGCAAATCCATTCGATTTTATGGAAATGATCTCGCTTGAAGGTAAAACCAACTTTTTTGAGAAGAGAGTAAGTGAGTACTCTAAGGCAGGTGTGGCAAATAAGCCTGCTTCAGGGCAAGGTAACCATAGCTTTAGTATGGACGAGGATTTTTAA
- the rplU gene encoding 50S ribosomal protein L21: protein MYAIVEIAGQQFKVQKGQYVYTHRLQDEQDSAVVFDKVLLVDNDGDVKIGAPVVDGAKVSGKVLEHVKGDKVIVFKKKRRKGYKKANGHRQYLSKVLIEDITA, encoded by the coding sequence ATGTATGCAATTGTAGAGATCGCAGGTCAGCAGTTTAAAGTGCAGAAAGGCCAATACGTATATACTCACCGTCTTCAAGATGAGCAAGACTCAGCGGTAGTTTTTGACAAGGTGTTGTTGGTAGACAATGACGGAGATGTTAAAATTGGTGCTCCCGTAGTAGATGGTGCAAAGGTATCTGGTAAAGTTTTGGAGCACGTAAAAGGCGACAAGGTAATCGTATTTAAAAAGAAAAGACGCAAAGGCTATAAGAAAGCCAACGGACATCGTCAGTACTTGAGTAAAGTATTAATCGAGGACATCACAGCATAA